In the genome of Actinomadura graeca, one region contains:
- a CDS encoding SsgA family sporulation/cell division regulator, whose protein sequence is MDSSTTVSAELGLRLVVPDRTAVPLLAGLEYAADDPYAIRMAFYVGDDEPVEWIFARELLTVGIVRRVGDGDVEVWPAAPDDDTSLNIALSSPFGNALFEVPLSPLADFLHRTYQAVPAGQESEFIDIDAELENLLWPS, encoded by the coding sequence ATGGACAGCAGCACCACCGTCTCAGCAGAGCTGGGCCTCCGCCTCGTCGTCCCCGACCGCACGGCCGTCCCCCTGCTGGCCGGGCTGGAGTACGCGGCGGACGACCCGTACGCCATCCGCATGGCCTTCTACGTGGGCGATGACGAGCCGGTGGAGTGGATCTTCGCGCGGGAGCTTCTCACCGTCGGGATCGTGCGCAGGGTCGGCGACGGGGACGTGGAGGTCTGGCCCGCTGCGCCCGACGACGACACGTCGCTGAACATCGCCCTGTCGTCGCCGTTCGGCAACGCCCTGTTCGAGGTGCCGCTGTCCCCCCTGGCCGACTTCCTCCACCGCACCTACCAGGCCGTCCCGGCGGGGCAGGAGTCGGAGTTCATCGACATCGACGCCGAGCTGGAGAACCTGCTCTGGCCGTCCTGA
- the sthA gene encoding Si-specific NAD(P)(+) transhydrogenase, which yields MNDFDLLVLGSGPGGQRAAIAAAKLGRRVAIVDRREMIGGVCINTGTIPSKTLREAVLYLTGLSQRELYGQSYRVKDEITVADLGMRTQHVIGREVDVIRSQLARNHVTVVPGMGHFLDPNTIGVTGGQDRERKITADRVVIATGTTPARPGTVEFDDRTVIDSDGILHMDRVPETMVVVGAGVIGIEYASMFAALGTKVTVVERRERMLEFCDLEIVEALKYHLRDLAVTFRFGETVASVERMARGAITVLESGKRIPADTVMYSAGRQGMTGGLSLESAGLAADRRGRIKVDENYRTDVPHIYAVGDVIGFPSLAATSMEQGRLAAHHACGEPVQEIHELQPIGIYTIPEISFVGRTEDALTEAKVPFEVGVSRYRELARGQIIGDSYGMLKLLVSPEDRSLLGVHVFGTGATELVHIGQTVMGCGGTVDYLVNAVFNYPTLAESYKVAALDAMNKMRHIARLSE from the coding sequence GTGAACGACTTCGATCTCCTCGTGCTCGGGTCGGGTCCCGGCGGGCAGCGCGCGGCCATCGCCGCCGCCAAGCTCGGCCGGCGGGTCGCCATCGTCGACCGCCGCGAGATGATCGGCGGCGTCTGCATCAATACCGGGACGATCCCGTCCAAGACGCTCCGCGAGGCCGTCCTCTACCTCACCGGCCTCAGCCAGCGGGAGCTGTACGGGCAGAGCTACCGGGTCAAGGACGAGATCACCGTCGCCGACCTCGGGATGCGCACCCAGCACGTCATCGGCCGCGAGGTCGACGTCATCCGCAGCCAGCTCGCCCGCAACCACGTCACCGTCGTGCCGGGAATGGGCCACTTCCTGGACCCGAACACCATCGGCGTGACGGGGGGCCAGGACCGCGAGCGCAAGATCACCGCCGACCGCGTCGTGATCGCCACCGGCACGACCCCCGCCCGCCCCGGCACCGTCGAGTTCGATGACCGCACGGTCATCGACTCCGACGGGATCCTGCACATGGACCGCGTCCCCGAGACCATGGTCGTCGTCGGCGCCGGGGTGATCGGCATCGAGTACGCCTCGATGTTCGCCGCGCTCGGCACCAAGGTCACCGTCGTCGAGCGGCGGGAGCGGATGCTGGAGTTCTGCGACCTGGAGATCGTCGAGGCGCTCAAATACCACCTGCGCGACCTGGCCGTGACCTTCCGGTTCGGCGAGACGGTCGCCTCCGTCGAGCGGATGGCGCGCGGCGCGATCACCGTCCTGGAGAGCGGCAAGCGCATCCCCGCCGACACCGTGATGTACTCCGCCGGACGCCAGGGCATGACCGGCGGGCTGTCACTGGAGTCCGCCGGGCTCGCCGCCGACCGCCGCGGCCGGATCAAGGTGGACGAGAACTACCGCACCGACGTCCCGCACATCTACGCGGTCGGCGACGTGATCGGCTTCCCGTCCCTGGCCGCCACCTCGATGGAGCAGGGCCGCCTCGCCGCGCACCACGCCTGCGGCGAGCCCGTCCAGGAGATCCACGAGCTCCAGCCGATCGGGATCTACACGATCCCGGAGATCAGCTTCGTGGGACGCACCGAGGACGCCCTCACCGAGGCCAAGGTCCCCTTCGAGGTCGGCGTGTCCCGCTACCGCGAGCTGGCCCGCGGCCAGATCATCGGGGACTCCTACGGGATGCTCAAGCTCCTCGTCTCGCCCGAGGACCGCTCACTCCTCGGCGTCCACGTCTTCGGGACGGGCGCGACGGAGCTCGTCCACATCGGCCAGACCGTCATGGGCTGCGGCGGCACCGTCGACTACCTGGTCAACGCCGTGTTCAACTACCCCACCCTCGCCGAGTCCTACAAGGTCGCCGCCCTGGACGCGATGAACAAGATGCGCCACATCGCCCGCCTCAGCGAGTGA
- a CDS encoding SDR family NAD(P)-dependent oxidoreductase — MTGGGRGIGAAIALRPARDGADVAVTYVRAPERAAEVVRGIEGAGGRGLAIAADAADPSAVTVAVDRTGAEFGRLDVLVDNAGSPGRPSRSTEGTRPDAQGVAGAGGAPETGVSDPGDRPAPAKVRDKWVGRGA; from the coding sequence GTGACCGGCGGCGGACGCGGCATAGGCGCGGCGATCGCGCTGCGGCCGGCGCGGGACGGCGCCGACGTCGCGGTGACCTATGTGCGGGCCCCTGAGCGGGCCGCCGAGGTCGTCCGGGGGATCGAGGGCGCCGGAGGGCGGGGCCTCGCGATCGCCGCCGACGCGGCCGACCCGTCGGCCGTCACCGTGGCCGTGGACCGCACCGGGGCGGAGTTCGGGCGGCTGGACGTCCTGGTCGACAACGCCGGATCACCGGGGCGTCCATCGCGGTCGACGGAGGGTACGCGGCCTGATGCCCAGGGTGTTGCTGGTGCCGGCGGTGCTCCTGAAACTGGTGTGAGCGACCCGGGTGATCGGCCCGCGCCGGCGAAGGTGAGGGACAAGTGGGTAGGAAGGGGGGCATGA
- the ppgK gene encoding polyphosphate--glucose phosphotransferase, with protein sequence MTTEMLGIDIGGTGMKGATVDLSDGAFTRERFRIDTPRPAAPEPVAAVAAKIVDHFGWDGPVGVTFPGVVIDGVTLSAANVSKHWIGLDARALLSEATGRPVTLLNDADAAGIAEMRLGAGRGRPGTVVLLTLGTGIGSAVFTDGVLVPNTEFGHLQLHGKDAEARASAKAREDHDLSWEKWAKRLGEYMAHLEALISPSLIIVGGGVSKKAGHFLPLIKGVRAPIVPAKLVNNAGIVGAAMAAEGSGG encoded by the coding sequence ATGACGACGGAAATGCTGGGGATCGACATCGGCGGGACGGGCATGAAGGGCGCCACGGTCGACCTGTCGGACGGTGCGTTCACCCGCGAGCGGTTCCGGATCGACACGCCCCGGCCGGCCGCGCCCGAGCCGGTCGCGGCGGTCGCCGCCAAGATCGTGGATCACTTCGGCTGGGACGGGCCCGTCGGCGTCACGTTCCCGGGCGTGGTGATCGACGGGGTGACGCTGTCGGCGGCGAACGTGTCCAAGCACTGGATCGGGCTGGACGCGCGGGCGCTGCTGTCGGAGGCGACCGGGCGGCCCGTGACGCTGCTCAACGACGCCGACGCCGCCGGGATCGCGGAGATGCGGCTCGGCGCCGGCCGCGGCCGCCCGGGCACGGTCGTGCTGCTCACGCTCGGGACGGGCATCGGCAGCGCCGTGTTCACCGACGGCGTCCTCGTCCCGAACACCGAGTTCGGGCACCTGCAGCTGCACGGCAAGGACGCCGAGGCGCGCGCGTCCGCCAAGGCGCGCGAGGACCACGACCTGAGCTGGGAGAAGTGGGCGAAGCGGCTCGGCGAGTACATGGCGCACCTGGAGGCGCTGATCTCCCCGTCGCTCATCATCGTGGGGGGCGGGGTGAGCAAGAAGGCGGGCCACTTCCTGCCGCTGATCAAGGGCGTGCGGGCGCCGATCGTCCCGGCGAAGCTGGTCAACAACGCGGGCATCGTCGGGGCGGCGATGGCGGCGGAGGGCTCCGGCGGCTGA